The DNA sequence TAGCTTGGCCCAATATGGTAATGACTGTTAAGACCCTCAATGTCAGAAATAGCCTTATTTAAGTTTGTCAAACAAATTCTAGCTTTTTCAATTTTATCGTTATCAAATTCGTCACTATTCTCCCACATTCCCATGGTATCCGCTGCCTTAATTTCAACAAACCTAAAACGACGGCGCATAGCAAAATCAAAAGTATCTACCGACCGGTCAATATCATTCATGGTACCAATGATATAGACATTCTCAGGAATATAAAATTTCTCATCCGTTTCATGTAAATTAGCATATTGTGTTGAAACTGCACCCTTCTCCCCGCGGTAACTCGGATCAATGGAGAAGAATAACTCTCCAAAAATCTTGGAAATCTCTCCACGGTTGATTTCATCAATGATGAAGACGAAGGTTTTATCTGAGTCTTCTTTAGCTTTCGTACAAAACTTTTTAAAAATGCCATCCTGCAATTCAAAACCAATCTGACCATCAGCACTTGAGACAGGACGCAGCCCTTCCACAAAATCCGTATAATCATAGGATGGGTGAAATTGAACAAAACCGATTTGGTCATCATTTCCCCCAGTCAGTTCCTTAGCAATCTGCTTGGCAAGGTAGGTTTTCCCAGTCCCCGGTGCACCGCGGAGGATGAGGTTTTTGGAAATTTCTAATATGTCTTTATAATTTTGCAATTTAGGATTCTCTTCTGCTTTAATTTTATATTTATTCCAATATGAATGATTTAAGAAATAATCGTAATCTTGTTCCTTTATTACTTCACTTATTGCAAAATCAATTAATTGCGATGTTTCCTTTTCTCGATTTTTAATGTTAGATGGTACCCAAATAGTCTCTTGCCCTGTGAAAAAATACCATTCTCGCTCTGAATAATTTTCCTTCCAATCAACGATTACTGTATGACCATCTCCTAAAATTTTTTTAACAGTAGCCATACCATGAATTTTCATTACCGAAACTGCCTTGTCATTCTTTTTTTCAAAAGGTAACTCGTGTTTTTTGGTATATGAAGTCTTGGCTAATAAAATATCTCCAGGTTTTATTGTATTGAACAATTTAAACATCTTTTGATACTGCGAGTTTTCTTCATTATCATACCAACCCAACTCCCATTTTCCTTCTTGCTTATAACGTTCAAGGTTGTCAACTTCTCCAAATTTTGTACCGACAAAAAAATACTTTCTATTTTCTTCCATCATATTCTCTCCTACATTATTATCTTTCTTAAACCCCACAAATTGATTATAAAATGCTTTTAATTTTTCATTTGCTTTTAAATCTGAATATAAATCTAACTCACCGACAACATAAGAATATCCTGTATCTTTATCTTCACTTAAACCTTGTGAATTCCATTTTACAATTTTCAATGATTTTACTTTGTAGTCTTGAAACTCTGCACGTACATTTATCCAAATATTTTTTTCCGAATCAAGCTTATAACCAAAGTAAGGTAGTTTTTGGCTTCCATTTCCACTCTCAGGACCCCAATGACCTGAGCTAGACATCTGAATTTTATACAAAACATTATCAATCGTTATTTCTTCACTTTGTTGATAATTCTTGTAATTATTATTTTCAAATCCATGATTTCCTAATTTTGTATTGGTTCCCTTTCCGCTTTTCATCTTTTTGTTTGCCTGTTCTACAAATCTCTTAAGTAACTGTTTAAATTCCATATAACTATTGGACATATCAAATATTCCCTCTGGCTTTCTTCTAGCAAATTTTGCTGCTGCATTGAAAGTTTCTATCTTACTGGTAAGTTAATATAACTCATTTTAGCAGCTCTTCTTTAATTATACACCAATTTCAGAAAATTTAATAATTAATCTTCAGAGCTATAAAAAACGCCACAAAAAAGCAAGCTACCAATTTAGCTTGCTTTTGACATGACTGCTATCTGTCTCTAGATCGAAGTAACTGTGGCTTCAATCTCTTTAATGAGATCCTGGTCTTTAAGGTCTGTGACTTGGGCGATAACCTCTGTCAGCAGTTTGCTAGCCAAGAGGTCTTGTAATTCAACAGATTGCGGGTCTTCAGGATCATTGTATTTGAAGACAAAGGCAACGGTTTTTAAAAGATTATCATAGGAAAGTCCGCGCTCTTTCAATTCACGAATAGGGCGGATAAAGCGTTCATCAAAGCCTAGTTTGCGAATTGGTGTGCGGGCAACACGGGTCACATCATCGACAATATAAGGATTTTCAAAACGAGAGATGATGACCTTATGATAATCAACCAAGGCTGCTTCATCAAAGCCCCATTTAGCTATCAAGAGACTGCGGATTTCTCCCAAAACTGCTTCGACATTAGCTTTAACAGTTTCGTTTTTAAGCGCTTCGAGGATCGTTTTGGCACCATAGAAGGCACCTGTATAGGCAGATGTGGCATGACCAGAGTTGACGGAGAAGAGCTTGCGCTCAATGAAAGGTGTCAATTCTTCTTCATAATGCACACCGTCCAGTTTCAACGCCTTATTTTTCATGCGGCCTGTTTCAACAACCCACTCCTTGAAAGGTTCAACCACAACAAAGAGAGGATCCTCATGGCTTTGCGCCGGAACAATACGGTCGACAGCAGCATTAGGAAAGCCGACATATTCCTTAGCATAGGCTAAGCCTGATTCAGACAGGTACTTCTGCACTTCGGACCAGAGGAACTCGGATCCGCCAATCATATTTTCACAAGCCAAGACATCAATAGCCTGCTGCTGACCAGCAGCTTGGCGAGCTTCGATCCCCTTGGCTACCAGTTCAGCGATAAGGGGCAGGATATTAGGACCAATCGCAGTGGTAATAATATCTGCCTGTGTAATAGCTGCCACAACAGCTTCTGGATCTTGAGCATTATTAATGCCGCTGACGCCTGAAACAGCGATATGGCGCTGTCCATCCTCAGCAATTTCAATCTCATAACTGTGGCGCTCATTGAGAGCATTGATAATGGCTTCATTAACATCAACAAAGGTGATATCAAAATTATTTTCAAACAAAATTTCACCAATAAAGCCGCGGCCAATATTGCCAGCACCAAAATGTACTGCTTTTTTCATCATAAACCTCTTTTCTTTTACCTAGGCAACACTGTTTAATAAGCGAATAACTTCTTCCTCAGACTGAGCATCGGCTAATTTGACGACATTGTCAACATCCGCGCAGAAGATGGAAATTTTTTGGATCATCTCTAAGTGCTCATCACCAATACCAGCAATTCCAAATAAGACTGTGGCCACCTGCTTATCATCTTCTGTGCCAAAATTAACACCTTTGGGCACTTGAACGACTGTGATACCAGACTTGAGAACTTCCTTTTTGGCATCCTCTGTTCCGTGCGGAATGGCGATGAAATTTCCCATATAGACCGATAATTCCTGATCACGACGCACCATAGCATCGATATAGTCAGGATTAACATAGCCGCCGTCGGTCAAAAGCTGACCGCAGTAACGGATAGCTTCTTCCTTATTGGCAAATTGCTGATTAAGTTTAATCAGTGTTTTTTCAAATTCCATAGTTAAGTCTCCAAATCTTTGATTGTTTCTGTAAAAATTTTATTTAATAGTTGGTAGATAATCTCCTGATTGCCAGTTTTATAAATTTCTGTGTAGAGATGGTTTTCAATGATGGACTGGCCGATAGCCGACATCAGCTTTTTAACTTCATCTTGACTCTTTTCCTTTGTCAGCATGACTAAAATCCGGCTGACCTCTTCCTTCTCATGGTTCATGGACAGGGCCGCAACGCCTTGTCTCAATTGATAAACCATGAACTGACTTTTTTCCACCGCATGGGATTGTGTATGCAGTAAGGCCAAACCAGTTTCGGGAATGGCAAAAGGACTCAAGGCAAAACGCTTAAGCAGTTTTGCGGTCAAATAGTCTCGATCCGAAACGAAAGGCAAATCTTGGATAATTTCCGCTACTGTTTCCTCAAAAGAAGGCGTATTGTTCAATGCTCTGAGCTGAAAACGATCCAAGAGATCCCTATTAGCCTCTAAATAAAGCTGCAAGTCAGTTTTGCCAACCAGCTCAATATTGCGTTCCCTTTGCTGATTGCGATCTAATTGAACAGCCTGCAAACGATCTTGCAGGCGCAAGATCTCTGCTGTACTAGGATAGGTCGAAATAACATCGACTCCCTCGTACTCATTGGGACTGGTTGCTAGAACATAGTCGTAAGTTTCCAAATAGGATTCATCAAATTCCTCAAGGCGCTTGACTTGAACCGACTGAACGAAAGGAGCAATCGACTTTATTCTGGTAACCAGAAGTTCGACTGCCAAAGGCCGCTGATTGGTCAGCAGCAAAACCTGAATCGGATAGATATCTGGGCTCCGTCTAATGCTAGAAGCAAAGTGGAGTGTTATCAACTCATATTCAGCCTCATTTTGCAGATAGGCAGGGAAAAGATCTTTCACCACCAGCCGAATGATTCGGTGGAGAAACTCATTTTGATAAGCCACCAGATGTGCTGTTGACGAGACTGACTGATCAGGAAAAAGTTGAGGAATAGCCAAACTCAAGCGCAGGTGATGGAAGAGAAAGTGAAAGAGGGTCTTATCCTTAACAAAGTTAATCTTGGTAAAAGAGGAGACCTTATCAATCAGATTAGTCACATTATAAAAATATTGACTATCAAAATTTTCTACATAGAGAGGATTTTCTTGACGTTTGATATAAAGTTCATCAAACCGGCCTGCCCAATAAACGATGTCATTAATAGCATAAGCCTGAGCTGTCAATTTCGAATATGTGGCAAAAAGTTTCTGGGCTAGTTCCAAAGACTGCTTGCTGACATGCGTTACAGCCTGAGGTTGCCCAAAATACTTGGAAAGAGCCAGAAGGATCGTGAAAAACTGCAGTAACTTAGGATCCATTTCCGGCATAAAGGCTTGAGCCTCACGGAAAGCCTGTTTAGCCCTTTTGAGCGGTTCCTCTAAATTATTAGCCCACTGCCCAAATTGGCCTGCTTTGAAATCGGCTGATCTGATCAGATGGGTCAGGAGCACAGCCAATAGATAGCGGTGCTGCTCTACTGTTAGCTTCAAAAAGTAGCCTTGCTTTCGTTCCATCTGAACATCGAATTCGGCGAGACGATTTTCAACATCAGTGATATCTTGAATAACAGTGACATTGCTGACCATAAGTTCTTCTTGGAAATAGGCGTTGGTCAAAGGTTTATCAGCTCGCAACAGAGCCAAGCAAATCAGATTAAGGCGTTCACTGCGGCTATAATCTTCTTGGCTATAGAGAGAGCTTAATTTGGAAAGATCCCCTGATAGGGCAAACTTTTTTTGCTCCTTCTTCAACTGGATTCCCACTGCCTCTAGGCTATTCGTTAAGTCTGAAATAGTCCGATAGGCTGTCCTTTGAGACACATTCAAAACCTTTTGAATATCACCTATGGAAAGCCTTCCTGCATCGAGGAAAGCCTTAACTAGCTTTTCTTCACGTTTTGTAAATATCATAAGCCCATTGTACTACTTTTAACTAGCCTTTAAAAATCTTGACTTATTTATGCATCCGAGCAACCATCTTATCATATTCCGGTGTCGTTACTAGACTGTCTACAACTAAGTATTGCGCATGCGGTGCATGAGTCTGAGCAGCCGATTGATTGGCAATGGTCGTCACCACTAGGATATTCTTAGCGTTAAAGTTCCCAAGATTT is a window from the Streptococcus criceti HS-6 genome containing:
- a CDS encoding AAA family ATPase, which translates into the protein MMEENRKYFFVGTKFGEVDNLERYKQEGKWELGWYDNEENSQYQKMFKLFNTIKPGDILLAKTSYTKKHELPFEKKNDKAVSVMKIHGMATVKKILGDGHTVIVDWKENYSEREWYFFTGQETIWVPSNIKNREKETSQLIDFAISEVIKEQDYDYFLNHSYWNKYKIKAEENPKLQNYKDILEISKNLILRGAPGTGKTYLAKQIAKELTGGNDDQIGFVQFHPSYDYTDFVEGLRPVSSADGQIGFELQDGIFKKFCTKAKEDSDKTFVFIIDEINRGEISKIFGELFFSIDPSYRGEKGAVSTQYANLHETDEKFYIPENVYIIGTMNDIDRSVDTFDFAMRRRFRFVEIKAADTMGMWENSDEFDNDKIEKARICLTNLNKAISDIEGLNSHYHIGPSYFLKLPSVNYDYDVLWFDYLQPLLEDYLRGSYDEVEKLKELENAYNLIEKEESDETDG
- a CDS encoding BglG family transcription antiterminator, producing the protein MIFTKREEKLVKAFLDAGRLSIGDIQKVLNVSQRTAYRTISDLTNSLEAVGIQLKKEQKKFALSGDLSKLSSLYSQEDYSRSERLNLICLALLRADKPLTNAYFQEELMVSNVTVIQDITDVENRLAEFDVQMERKQGYFLKLTVEQHRYLLAVLLTHLIRSADFKAGQFGQWANNLEEPLKRAKQAFREAQAFMPEMDPKLLQFFTILLALSKYFGQPQAVTHVSKQSLELAQKLFATYSKLTAQAYAINDIVYWAGRFDELYIKRQENPLYVENFDSQYFYNVTNLIDKVSSFTKINFVKDKTLFHFLFHHLRLSLAIPQLFPDQSVSSTAHLVAYQNEFLHRIIRLVVKDLFPAYLQNEAEYELITLHFASSIRRSPDIYPIQVLLLTNQRPLAVELLVTRIKSIAPFVQSVQVKRLEEFDESYLETYDYVLATSPNEYEGVDVISTYPSTAEILRLQDRLQAVQLDRNQQRERNIELVGKTDLQLYLEANRDLLDRFQLRALNNTPSFEETVAEIIQDLPFVSDRDYLTAKLLKRFALSPFAIPETGLALLHTQSHAVEKSQFMVYQLRQGVAALSMNHEKEEVSRILVMLTKEKSQDEVKKLMSAIGQSIIENHLYTEIYKTGNQEIIYQLLNKIFTETIKDLET
- a CDS encoding mannitol-1-phosphate 5-dehydrogenase, which encodes MKKAVHFGAGNIGRGFIGEILFENNFDITFVDVNEAIINALNERHSYEIEIAEDGQRHIAVSGVSGINNAQDPEAVVAAITQADIITTAIGPNILPLIAELVAKGIEARQAAGQQQAIDVLACENMIGGSEFLWSEVQKYLSESGLAYAKEYVGFPNAAVDRIVPAQSHEDPLFVVVEPFKEWVVETGRMKNKALKLDGVHYEEELTPFIERKLFSVNSGHATSAYTGAFYGAKTILEALKNETVKANVEAVLGEIRSLLIAKWGFDEAALVDYHKVIISRFENPYIVDDVTRVARTPIRKLGFDERFIRPIRELKERGLSYDNLLKTVAFVFKYNDPEDPQSVELQDLLASKLLTEVIAQVTDLKDQDLIKEIEATVTSI
- a CDS encoding PTS sugar transporter subunit IIA; this translates as MEFEKTLIKLNQQFANKEEAIRYCGQLLTDGGYVNPDYIDAMVRRDQELSVYMGNFIAIPHGTEDAKKEVLKSGITVVQVPKGVNFGTEDDKQVATVLFGIAGIGDEHLEMIQKISIFCADVDNVVKLADAQSEEEVIRLLNSVA